A single region of the Calonectris borealis chromosome 21, bCalBor7.hap1.2, whole genome shotgun sequence genome encodes:
- the DOLPP1 gene encoding dolichyldiphosphatase 1 isoform X2, which produces MAAVGECSLPAPWRAVSLTHVEYPAGDFSGQLLAYLSLGPIFIIVGFVTLIIFKRELHTISFLGGLAFNEGVNWLIKNVIREPRPCEEAHSTVTTKYGMPSSHSQFMWFFSVYSFLFLYLRMHQTNNARFLDLLWRHVLSICLVTVALLVSYSRVYLLYHTWSQVLYGGVAGSIMAIAWFAFTQEILTPLFPRIAAWPISEFFLIRDTSLIPNILWFEYTVTRAEARNRQRKLGTKLQ; this is translated from the exons ATGGCCGCAGTCGGAGAGTGCTCGCTCCCCGCTCCGTGGCGGGCGGTCTCCCTCACTCACGTCGAGTATCCCGCAG GTGATTTCTCTGGTCAGCTTTTAGCTTATTTGAGTCTTGGTCCAATATTCATTATTGTTGGCTTTGTAACACTCATCATATTCAAGAGAGAGCTTCACACG ATCTCTTTCTTGGGAGGGCTGGCATTCAACGAGGGAGTGAACTggttaataaaaaatgtaatccGGGAGCCTCGGCCCTGCGAAG AAGCCCATTCAACAGTGACCACAAAATATGGGATGCCGTCCAGCCACTCCCAATTCATGTGGTTTTTCTCTGTCTATTCCTTTCTGTTCCTTTATTTAAG AATGCACCAAACAAACAATGCGAGGTTTCTGGATTTACTATGGCGACATGTGCTGTCCATCTGCCTCGTCACAGTGGCTTTGCTAGTCTCATATAGTAG GGTTTATTTGCTTTACCACACCTGGAGCCAAGTCTTATATGGAGGTGTGGCAGGAAGCATTATGGCCATAGCCTGGTTTGCCTTCACACAAGAGATATTAACTCCTCTCTTCCCAAGGATAGCTGCATG GCCAATTTCAGAGTTCTTTTTAATCCGAGATACCAGCCTCATTCCTAACATCCTGTGGTTTGAATACACAGTCACGAGAGCAGAGGCAAG AAACAGACAGCGCAAGCTGGGTACGAAGCTGCAGTGA
- the CRAT gene encoding carnitine O-acetyltransferase isoform X2 — translation MLAFMTRAVARPYGLLKPTALGKIPGRFQLHQEALPRLPVPPLQQTLDRYLLALQPIISEEELNHTQELVAEFRKPGGVGERLQKGLERRAKKTENWLSDWWLKTAYLEYRLPVVVHSSPGVVLPKQDFLDRQGQLRFAAKLIEGILDFKTMIDNETLPVEYMGGKPLCMNQYYQILSSCRIPGAKRDSIVNYATGKKQSRHITVVHNFQFFELDVYNSDGSPLTTDQLFIQLEKIWNTSLQTNKEPIGILTTNHRNSWAKAYNNLLKDKTNKESVRTIEKSICTVCLDAPMPRVSEDIYKSRVAAQMLHGGGSRWNSGNRWFDKTLQFIIAEDGSCGLVYEHAPSEGPPIVALLDHIVEYTKKPELVRSPMIPLPMPKKLRFNITPEIKNDIEKAKQNLNIMVEDLDVKVMVFHQFGKTFPKSEKISPDAFIQLALQLAYYRMYGHTCATYESASLRMFRLGRTDTIRSASVDSLNFVQSMDSPDKSDQEKADLLRRATQAHREYTDMAIRGNAIDRHLLGLKLQAIEDLVSMPELFMDTAYAVAMHFNLSTSQVPAKTDCVMCFGPVVPDGYGICYNPMDEHINFAISAFNSCADTNAARMAHYLEKALLDMRILLQSSPKSKL, via the exons ATGCTGGCCTTCATGACAAGGGCTGTG GCCAGGCCCTACGGCCTGCTGAAGCCGACGGCTTTAGGCAAGATCCCAGGCAGATTCCAACTTCATCAGGAAGCGTTGCCCCGTCTCCCCGTGCCGCCGCTCCAGCAAACACTGGACCGCTAcctgctggctctgcagcccaTCATCAGCGAGGAGGAGCTGAACCACACgcaggagctggtggctgagTTCCGCAAGCCGGGAGGCGTTGGGGAGAGGCTGCAGAAAGGCCTGGAGAGAAGAGCCAAGAAAACAGAGAACTGG CTCTCAGACTGGTGGCTGAAGACAGCGTACCTGGAGTATCGCCTGCCAGTTGTGGTCCACTCCAGCCCAGGTGTGGTTTTACCTAAGCAGGATTTTCTGGATCGACAAGGTCAGCTCAG GTTTGCTGCCAAGCTGATCGAGGGCATCCTGGATTTCAAGACCATGATTGACAA TGAGACCCTCCCGGTGGAGTACATGGGTGGGAAGCCCCTCTGCATGAACCAGTACTACCAGATCCTCTCATCCTGCCGCATTCCCGGGGCCAAGCGGGACTCCATTGTCAACTATGCCACAGGCAAAAAGCAGTCCAGACACATCACAGTGGTTCACAACTTCCAG TTCTTTGAGCTGGATGTTTACAACAGTGATGGAAGTCCCCTTACCACTGACCAGCTCTTCATTCAGCTGGAGAAGATATGGAACACCTCtctccaaacaaacaaagaacCTATTGGGATCCTCACCACCAACCACCGAAACAGCTGGGCAAAAGCCTACAACAACCTTCTGAAAG ATAAGACCAACAAGGAATCTGTGCGTACAATTGAGAAGAGCATTTGCACTGTCTGCCTTGATGCGCCTATGCCACGGGTGTCTGAGGACATCTACAAGAGCCGCGTGGCCGCTCAGATGCTGCATGGCGGAGGCAGTCGCTGGAACAGTGGGAACCGATGGTTCGACAAAACCCTTCAA TTCATCATTGCCGAAGATGGCTCCTGTGGTCTTGTATATGAGCATGCTCCCTCGGAAGGCCCACCCATTGTTGCGCTTCTGGATCACATCGTGGAGTACAC GAAGAAACCTGAGCTGGTAAGATCGCCCATGATTCCTTTGCCAATGCCCAAAAAGCTGCGGTTTAATATCACCCCAGAAATCAAGAATGACATAGAGAAGGCAAAGCAGAACCTCAACAT aaTGGTCGAAGACCTGGATGTCAAAGTCATGGTCTTTCATCAATTTGGGAAAACTTTCCCCAAGTCAGAGAAGATAAGTCCTGATGCTTTTATCCAGCTGGCCTTGCAGCTAGCATATTACAG GATGTACGGCCACACCTGTGCCACCTATGAGAGTGCATCGCTAAGGATGTTCCGCCTGGGCCGCACAGACACCATCCGCTCCGCTTCTGTAGACTCTCTTAATTTTGTGCAATCAATGGACAGCCCTGACAAATCG GACCAGGAGAAAGCAGACTTGCTGAGGAGAGCTACGCAGGCCCACAGGGAATACACCGATATG GCAATAAGGGGCAATGCAATAGACCGTCACCTCTTAGGCTTGAAGCTTCAAGCTATTGAGGACCTAGTGAGCATGCCTGAACTCTTCATGGACACAGCATATGCTGTTGCAATGCACTTCAATCTCTCAACCAGCCAG GTCCCAGCAAAGACAGACTGTGTGATGTGTTTTGGTCCCGTGGTTCCAGATGGCTATGGAATCTGTTACAACCCGATGGATGAACACATCAACTTTGCAATTTCAGCATTCAACAGCTGTGCTGACACAAACGCAGCCCGCATGGCCCATTATCTTGAGAAAGCACTGCTAGACATGAGGATCTTGCTCCAGTCCAGTCCCAAATCCAAACTGTAA
- the DOLPP1 gene encoding dolichyldiphosphatase 1 isoform X1: protein MAAVGECSLPAPWRAVSLTHVEYPAGDFSGQLLAYLSLGPIFIIVGFVTLIIFKRELHTISFLGGLAFNEGVNWLIKNVIREPRPCEEAHSTVTTKYGMPSSHSQFMWFFSVYSFLFLYLRMHQTNNARFLDLLWRHVLSICLVTVALLVSYSRVYLLYHTWSQVLYGGVAGSIMAIAWFAFTQEILTPLFPRIAAWPISEFFLIRDTSLIPNILWFEYTVTRAEAR from the exons ATGGCCGCAGTCGGAGAGTGCTCGCTCCCCGCTCCGTGGCGGGCGGTCTCCCTCACTCACGTCGAGTATCCCGCAG GTGATTTCTCTGGTCAGCTTTTAGCTTATTTGAGTCTTGGTCCAATATTCATTATTGTTGGCTTTGTAACACTCATCATATTCAAGAGAGAGCTTCACACG ATCTCTTTCTTGGGAGGGCTGGCATTCAACGAGGGAGTGAACTggttaataaaaaatgtaatccGGGAGCCTCGGCCCTGCGAAG AAGCCCATTCAACAGTGACCACAAAATATGGGATGCCGTCCAGCCACTCCCAATTCATGTGGTTTTTCTCTGTCTATTCCTTTCTGTTCCTTTATTTAAG AATGCACCAAACAAACAATGCGAGGTTTCTGGATTTACTATGGCGACATGTGCTGTCCATCTGCCTCGTCACAGTGGCTTTGCTAGTCTCATATAGTAG GGTTTATTTGCTTTACCACACCTGGAGCCAAGTCTTATATGGAGGTGTGGCAGGAAGCATTATGGCCATAGCCTGGTTTGCCTTCACACAAGAGATATTAACTCCTCTCTTCCCAAGGATAGCTGCATG GCCAATTTCAGAGTTCTTTTTAATCCGAGATACCAGCCTCATTCCTAACATCCTGTGGTTTGAATACACAGTCACGAGAGCAGAGGCAAG ATAG
- the CRAT gene encoding carnitine O-acetyltransferase isoform X1 gives MDRKQDQAEKARPYGLLKPTALGKIPGRFQLHQEALPRLPVPPLQQTLDRYLLALQPIISEEELNHTQELVAEFRKPGGVGERLQKGLERRAKKTENWLSDWWLKTAYLEYRLPVVVHSSPGVVLPKQDFLDRQGQLRFAAKLIEGILDFKTMIDNETLPVEYMGGKPLCMNQYYQILSSCRIPGAKRDSIVNYATGKKQSRHITVVHNFQFFELDVYNSDGSPLTTDQLFIQLEKIWNTSLQTNKEPIGILTTNHRNSWAKAYNNLLKDKTNKESVRTIEKSICTVCLDAPMPRVSEDIYKSRVAAQMLHGGGSRWNSGNRWFDKTLQFIIAEDGSCGLVYEHAPSEGPPIVALLDHIVEYTKKPELVRSPMIPLPMPKKLRFNITPEIKNDIEKAKQNLNIMVEDLDVKVMVFHQFGKTFPKSEKISPDAFIQLALQLAYYRMYGHTCATYESASLRMFRLGRTDTIRSASVDSLNFVQSMDSPDKSDQEKADLLRRATQAHREYTDMAIRGNAIDRHLLGLKLQAIEDLVSMPELFMDTAYAVAMHFNLSTSQVPAKTDCVMCFGPVVPDGYGICYNPMDEHINFAISAFNSCADTNAARMAHYLEKALLDMRILLQSSPKSKL, from the exons ATGGATAGGAAGCAGGACcaagcagagaag GCCAGGCCCTACGGCCTGCTGAAGCCGACGGCTTTAGGCAAGATCCCAGGCAGATTCCAACTTCATCAGGAAGCGTTGCCCCGTCTCCCCGTGCCGCCGCTCCAGCAAACACTGGACCGCTAcctgctggctctgcagcccaTCATCAGCGAGGAGGAGCTGAACCACACgcaggagctggtggctgagTTCCGCAAGCCGGGAGGCGTTGGGGAGAGGCTGCAGAAAGGCCTGGAGAGAAGAGCCAAGAAAACAGAGAACTGG CTCTCAGACTGGTGGCTGAAGACAGCGTACCTGGAGTATCGCCTGCCAGTTGTGGTCCACTCCAGCCCAGGTGTGGTTTTACCTAAGCAGGATTTTCTGGATCGACAAGGTCAGCTCAG GTTTGCTGCCAAGCTGATCGAGGGCATCCTGGATTTCAAGACCATGATTGACAA TGAGACCCTCCCGGTGGAGTACATGGGTGGGAAGCCCCTCTGCATGAACCAGTACTACCAGATCCTCTCATCCTGCCGCATTCCCGGGGCCAAGCGGGACTCCATTGTCAACTATGCCACAGGCAAAAAGCAGTCCAGACACATCACAGTGGTTCACAACTTCCAG TTCTTTGAGCTGGATGTTTACAACAGTGATGGAAGTCCCCTTACCACTGACCAGCTCTTCATTCAGCTGGAGAAGATATGGAACACCTCtctccaaacaaacaaagaacCTATTGGGATCCTCACCACCAACCACCGAAACAGCTGGGCAAAAGCCTACAACAACCTTCTGAAAG ATAAGACCAACAAGGAATCTGTGCGTACAATTGAGAAGAGCATTTGCACTGTCTGCCTTGATGCGCCTATGCCACGGGTGTCTGAGGACATCTACAAGAGCCGCGTGGCCGCTCAGATGCTGCATGGCGGAGGCAGTCGCTGGAACAGTGGGAACCGATGGTTCGACAAAACCCTTCAA TTCATCATTGCCGAAGATGGCTCCTGTGGTCTTGTATATGAGCATGCTCCCTCGGAAGGCCCACCCATTGTTGCGCTTCTGGATCACATCGTGGAGTACAC GAAGAAACCTGAGCTGGTAAGATCGCCCATGATTCCTTTGCCAATGCCCAAAAAGCTGCGGTTTAATATCACCCCAGAAATCAAGAATGACATAGAGAAGGCAAAGCAGAACCTCAACAT aaTGGTCGAAGACCTGGATGTCAAAGTCATGGTCTTTCATCAATTTGGGAAAACTTTCCCCAAGTCAGAGAAGATAAGTCCTGATGCTTTTATCCAGCTGGCCTTGCAGCTAGCATATTACAG GATGTACGGCCACACCTGTGCCACCTATGAGAGTGCATCGCTAAGGATGTTCCGCCTGGGCCGCACAGACACCATCCGCTCCGCTTCTGTAGACTCTCTTAATTTTGTGCAATCAATGGACAGCCCTGACAAATCG GACCAGGAGAAAGCAGACTTGCTGAGGAGAGCTACGCAGGCCCACAGGGAATACACCGATATG GCAATAAGGGGCAATGCAATAGACCGTCACCTCTTAGGCTTGAAGCTTCAAGCTATTGAGGACCTAGTGAGCATGCCTGAACTCTTCATGGACACAGCATATGCTGTTGCAATGCACTTCAATCTCTCAACCAGCCAG GTCCCAGCAAAGACAGACTGTGTGATGTGTTTTGGTCCCGTGGTTCCAGATGGCTATGGAATCTGTTACAACCCGATGGATGAACACATCAACTTTGCAATTTCAGCATTCAACAGCTGTGCTGACACAAACGCAGCCCGCATGGCCCATTATCTTGAGAAAGCACTGCTAGACATGAGGATCTTGCTCCAGTCCAGTCCCAAATCCAAACTGTAA